Proteins from one Vicinamibacterales bacterium genomic window:
- a CDS encoding M20 family metallopeptidase produces the protein MTRDLFAYCSANRDWLLDFIEALVAIESPSDDPQAVNRCGAELAARLSSIGGAVTRISSATAGDHLRASFGAGPRQILMLGHFDTVWPIGQLKTMPMKRENGRLYGPGVFDMKAGIGLATLATRAVMASGGLGNCRVVMLWTTDEEIGSDTSRALIEDEARRSEAVMVFEPSLPGGALKTSRKGVGQFEMTVRGVSAHAGLDPGKGISAVRELARQIIAIDDLQDPARGVTVTVGVVSGGTRANVVPAEAHATIDARAVTRADADRVERAMKALSPQIAGAQLTVTGGFDRPPLERSEGVVKLFEAAREVAAGFGLTLDEGSAGGGSDGNFTAALGVPTLDGFGAVGDGAHAIHEHVEIEALAPRAAVIAGLLARLTA, from the coding sequence ATGACACGAGACTTGTTCGCCTACTGCTCAGCCAATCGCGACTGGTTGCTGGACTTCATCGAAGCCCTGGTGGCCATCGAATCGCCCAGCGACGATCCGCAGGCCGTGAACCGGTGTGGCGCGGAACTGGCGGCGCGGCTGTCGTCGATCGGCGGCGCCGTCACCCGCATTTCGTCCGCCACCGCCGGCGATCACCTGCGCGCCAGCTTTGGCGCGGGGCCGCGGCAGATCCTGATGCTCGGGCACTTCGACACCGTGTGGCCCATTGGCCAGTTGAAGACCATGCCGATGAAGCGCGAGAACGGGCGCCTGTACGGCCCGGGCGTGTTCGACATGAAGGCCGGCATCGGGCTCGCCACCCTGGCCACGCGCGCGGTCATGGCGAGCGGCGGCCTCGGCAATTGCCGGGTGGTGATGCTGTGGACGACGGATGAGGAAATCGGCAGCGACACCTCGCGCGCGCTGATCGAAGACGAGGCGCGGCGCAGCGAGGCCGTGATGGTGTTCGAGCCGTCATTACCCGGCGGTGCCCTCAAGACCAGCCGCAAGGGTGTGGGGCAGTTCGAGATGACCGTTCGCGGGGTGTCGGCCCACGCCGGGCTCGACCCCGGCAAGGGCATCAGCGCCGTCCGTGAGCTGGCGCGCCAGATCATCGCCATCGACGACCTGCAGGATCCCGCTCGCGGTGTCACCGTCACGGTCGGCGTCGTGTCCGGGGGGACTCGCGCGAACGTGGTGCCGGCCGAGGCGCACGCCACCATCGATGCGCGCGCGGTCACGCGGGCGGATGCCGATCGAGTCGAGCGCGCGATGAAGGCCTTGTCGCCTCAGATCGCCGGCGCGCAGCTGACGGTGACGGGCGGCTTCGACCGGCCGCCGCTGGAGAGAAGCGAAGGCGTCGTGAAGCTGTTCGAGGCGGCCCGGGAAGTGGCGGCAGGATTCGGACTGACCTTGGACGAGGGCAGCGCCGGCGGCGGCTCCGACGGCAACTTCACGGCGGCGCTGGGGGTGCCGACCCTCGACGGCTTCGGCGCGGTCGGGGACGGCGCGCACGCCATTCACGAGCACGTCGAGATCGAAGCCCTCGCACCGAGAGCCGCGGTTATTGCCGGCCTGCTGGCTCGCCTGACTGCGTAG